The following coding sequences lie in one Psychrobacter arenosus genomic window:
- the rpmA gene encoding 50S ribosomal protein L27 translates to MAHKKAAGSTRNGRDSNPKMLGVKVFGGQDVVAGNIIVRQRGTEFHAGAGVGMGRDHTLFALNDGTVKFATKGKFNRRYVMVESA, encoded by the coding sequence ATGGCACATAAAAAAGCCGCAGGTTCAACCCGTAACGGTCGTGACTCAAACCCAAAAATGCTTGGTGTCAAGGTTTTTGGCGGTCAAGACGTAGTCGCTGGTAACATCATCGTTCGTCAACGTGGTACTGAATTCCACGCAGGCGCTGGTGTTGGTATGGGTCGTGACCATACTTTATTCGCTCTAAACGACGGTACTGTTAAGTTTGCTACTAAAGGTAAATTTAACCGTCGCTACGTTATGGTAGAGAGTGCATAA
- the ndhC gene encoding NADH-quinone oxidoreductase subunit A: MSAFNWSALAFLLAAVALVVFMLTVPRLLGGRSQGLEKEEVFESGVVGAGTARVRMSAKFYLVAIFFVIFDLEALYLYAYAVSVRETGWAGFIIATVFVVDLLIGLYYALSLGALNWAPVDKLRKKARLTAAPAGFNLADITKFDGIDELRVDPTGKVPAQSSGQINVSNDIEANRQHLKNIDHINTTGNITSVDFASAPVATKVNRSNRDLS, translated from the coding sequence ATGTCTGCCTTTAATTGGTCAGCGCTTGCGTTTTTATTAGCCGCCGTCGCGTTAGTTGTCTTTATGCTTACGGTGCCTCGCTTATTAGGCGGGCGCTCTCAAGGTTTAGAAAAAGAAGAAGTTTTTGAATCGGGTGTGGTCGGAGCGGGCACAGCCCGAGTTCGCATGTCTGCCAAATTTTATTTGGTCGCGATTTTCTTCGTCATTTTCGACCTTGAAGCTTTATATCTGTACGCTTATGCCGTCTCCGTTCGTGAGACCGGTTGGGCGGGCTTTATTATTGCCACGGTTTTCGTCGTCGACTTATTAATAGGGCTTTATTATGCTCTAAGTCTCGGCGCTTTAAATTGGGCACCAGTTGATAAGCTGCGCAAGAAAGCCCGTCTTACCGCTGCCCCTGCTGGGTTTAACCTCGCTGACATTACCAAGTTTGATGGTATTGATGAGCTGCGAGTCGACCCTACGGGTAAAGTCCCTGCGCAATCCTCTGGTCAAATCAACGTCTCCAATGACATTGAGGCCAACCGCCAACACCTAAAAAATATCGATCATATCAATACCACGGGTAATATTACCTCTGTGGATTTTGCGAGTGCGCCTGTGGCAACTAAAGTGAATCGCAGCAACCGCGACCTGTCTTAA
- the lolA gene encoding outer membrane lipoprotein chaperone LolA, which produces MKKLSIKQGMIRSALIGSLVTSMSIAVPIVAMTQTASAKAADNLTAAKRLNKLLTNTKSMSASFSQTTKGASSGQLSSGNGTFSGTMSVQRPNNFRWETKSPSEQLIVANGSSLWIYDKDLEQATKQNVDSQVGNTPALLLSGDPSKIDKNFKITQPYDNKNYYVLYPKSDNASFKSLSISFSGGKPVMMVLNDSLGQTTSIKFSNIKLNPSINASQFKFTPPKGVDIINQ; this is translated from the coding sequence ATGAAAAAGTTATCTATTAAGCAGGGTATGATTCGCAGTGCTTTAATCGGCAGTCTGGTCACTTCGATGAGCATTGCCGTTCCTATAGTAGCCATGACGCAAACGGCTTCAGCAAAAGCCGCCGATAATTTAACGGCCGCAAAACGCTTAAACAAGCTGTTGACCAATACCAAGAGTATGAGCGCTAGCTTTAGCCAAACGACCAAAGGCGCGAGCTCAGGTCAGTTGAGCTCAGGCAACGGGACTTTTTCAGGGACTATGAGCGTCCAACGTCCGAACAACTTCCGTTGGGAGACCAAATCTCCGTCAGAGCAGTTGATTGTAGCCAATGGCAGCTCGCTATGGATCTATGATAAAGACCTTGAGCAAGCCACTAAGCAAAATGTAGACAGTCAAGTGGGCAATACCCCAGCGCTACTATTATCAGGCGACCCTAGCAAAATCGATAAAAACTTCAAAATTACCCAGCCTTACGATAATAAAAACTACTATGTGCTGTATCCAAAATCTGACAATGCTAGCTTCAAAAGTTTATCTATAAGCTTTAGTGGCGGCAAACCGGTCATGATGGTGTTGAACGATTCATTAGGTCAAACGACTTCTATCAAATTTAGTAACATTAAATTGAACCCATCAATCAACGCCAGTCAGTTTAAATTTACGCCACCAAAAGGCGTGGATATCATTAATCAATAG